The genomic window AGCACGCGGACGCGTTCGTGGCCGTCACCTCGGGCGACAACAGCAACATCGTCAGCGCACGGACAGCCAAGGAGACCTACCGCGTCCCGATCGTCCTGGCCCGCATCTACGACCCCCGCCGCGCCGACATCTACCGGGAACTCGGCATCCCCACCATCGCCAGCGTCCGCTGGACGGTGCACCAGATCCACCAGATGCTGCTGCACCGCCACCTCACGCCCGAACTCGCCTTCGGCAACGGCGAAACCCTGCTGGTTCGGTCCGAGCTGCCCGCCTATCTCACGGGCCGGCGGCTGACCGAGTTCGACGTCGACGGCGAGATCCGCGTCGTGGAGGTGACCCGCGCCGGGCGCTCCCTCGTGCCCGCCCACAGCACCCCCGTCGAACCCGGCGACCTGGTCACCTTCGCCGTCGCGGCCACCGCCCTCGGCCGTCTGCGCGGCTTCCTGGACAAGGAGCTGGGGACATGAAGGCCCTCATCGCAGGCGCCGGGCGCCTGGGCACCCAGATCGCGCAGGTCCTCGCCGCCGCCCGTAACGACGTCACCCTCGTCGACGTCGACGAGGACCGCATCGCCGAGCTCGGAGGACACCTTCCCGTGCGCCTCGTCGCCGGGGACGCCTGCGAGCCCGCCTTCCTCGAACACGCGGGAGCCCGCACCGCCGACCTCGTCATCGCCACCACCGGCAACGACGAGGACAACCTCGTCATCAGCCTCCTCGCCAAGCGGCAGTTCGCCGTCCCCCGCGTCGCGGCGCGCGTCAACGACCCGGAGAACGCCTGGCTCTTCGACCAGAACTGGGGTGTCGACACCGCAGTCCCCGCCGCCGCGCCCCTCATCTCCCTCATCGAGGAGGCCACCGGCGCCACCGACACCGTGGCCCTCCTGCGCCTGAGCAAAGCGGGCGTCGACGTGATCGAGACCGCCATCACACCGCAGTCCCGCGCCGCAGGCCGCACACTCGCCGAGATCACCCTCCCCGCAGGCACCGTCATCGCCACGGTCGTCCGCGAGGGCCAACCCACCCTCCCCACGCCCGGGATGCGGCTGCGGCCCGGCGACGAACTCCTCGTGGTCTCCCACGCCGCCACCGAACAGGAGATCCACGCCGCCTTCCAGTGACGGCCGGGGGCACCGGCGAGGGCGGGCGCATCGGACACCAGGTCGCCGACCGACGGAGCTCGCCTTGCAGCAGGCCGGGCACAAGGCCGTTGCGCAGACCTGAGCCATCGGCGTACACCGTTTCACGGCTCCCGGGGCCGGTGCAGCACAGGGCGCGTGAGTCCCCGTCGGTGTCTCAGGGGATGCTCAGTCGGCGGGTCGATGGGCGGTGCGGGATCGCATGCACCAGTGCCTCAGCTGTCACGCGGACCCGTCCGCGCGGTCCAGGTCCCATACGACGTCGACGACCCCGGGCACGGCCCGGGCCATCCGGGAGAGGGCGGGCACGAGCCGGGGGTCGGCCATAACGCCCGTGAAGGTGACCACGCCGCCCGTCACGCGCACGCGCAGCTCGTCACCGGCGCCCTTCGGTACGCGTCCGAGGATGTCCTGCTGCACGTCCGCCGCCAGGTCCTCGTCCGGCCGGAGGTACACCTTCAGCAGGTCCGAGCGGC from Streptomyces sp. FIT100 includes these protein-coding regions:
- a CDS encoding TrkA family potassium uptake protein, which gives rise to MRVIIAGCGRVGSALAVQLVTEGHDVRLIDRMPRTRRHLPDTFPGRFHEGNAYSRVAMEAAGIEHADAFVAVTSGDNSNIVSARTAKETYRVPIVLARIYDPRRADIYRELGIPTIASVRWTVHQIHQMLLHRHLTPELAFGNGETLLVRSELPAYLTGRRLTEFDVDGEIRVVEVTRAGRSLVPAHSTPVEPGDLVTFAVAATALGRLRGFLDKELGT
- a CDS encoding TrkA family potassium uptake protein, whose protein sequence is MKALIAGAGRLGTQIAQVLAAARNDVTLVDVDEDRIAELGGHLPVRLVAGDACEPAFLEHAGARTADLVIATTGNDEDNLVISLLAKRQFAVPRVAARVNDPENAWLFDQNWGVDTAVPAAAPLISLIEEATGATDTVALLRLSKAGVDVIETAITPQSRAAGRTLAEITLPAGTVIATVVREGQPTLPTPGMRLRPGDELLVVSHAATEQEIHAAFQ